The following coding sequences lie in one Glycine max cultivar Williams 82 chromosome 19, Glycine_max_v4.0, whole genome shotgun sequence genomic window:
- the LOC102668002 gene encoding uncharacterized protein produces the protein MTDHGTRKTTTDRLEDAIARLTNSQANLNERYTNLFDKVDSILDHLRLRDEHQNQPSVSNTNSHHNTVKLDIPRFDGRDPLGWIFKMNQLFQYQNTLEEERITVASLYLDGAALSWYQWMFTNGFITSWQGFIQALESRFAPTFYDDSKGALFKLVQRGSVNDYLTEFERLANRVVGLPPPFLLSCFISGLIPELRREVLALQPISLLQATTLAKLQEDKLRDRKPPSQRLYQSSPSTSSSNLSTKPKPPYVQWTPEDMAFHREKGLCYNCDDKWSSNHRCKGRILLFVADNPTQDSGEPGSTAPSLASEENLGDPDCVTDPSPPHISLHAMSDLPSSETFCVYGTIRNARITVLIDSGSTHNFLQPRVAHFLHLPIENTQPLRVLVGNGSTLDYDKRCPDTSLNIQGHSFPITFHLFQISGADAVLGIEWLKQFGPVTTDYTSFIMRFNHLGQEVSLRADVATGPEPASTAQVKRMIHTGSTSALFHLCILSANPAEEATTHLPHLLEPITKLILRYDQLFQPPKSLPPSREVNHRITLLPSTAPVNVRPYRYPHFQKAKIEKKLQNCSPRASYGQARVHTRLWSFW, from the coding sequence ATGACTGACCACGGGACCAGGAAGACAACCACGGATCGCTTAGAAGACGCGATCGCGCGCCTCACCAATAGCCAAGCCAACCTCAATGAACGATACACCAACCTCTTCGATAAGGTAGATTCCATTCTGGATCACCTCCGTTTACGTGATGAACACCAGAACCAACCCTCTGTCAGCAACACGAACAGCCACCACAACACAGTTAAACTCGATATCCCTCGTTTTGACGGCCGTGATCCCCTAGGGTGGATATTCAAAATGAATCAGCTCTTCCAGTACCAGAACACACTGGAAGAGGAGCGGATCACCGTGGCTTCCCTGTACCTTGACGGCGCTGCCCTCAGTTGGTATCAGTGGATGTTTACCAATGGTTTCATCACCTCATGGCAAGGCTTCATCCAAGCGTTAGAGTCACGATTTGCTCCAACGTTTTATGATGATTCGAAAGGCGCACTATTCAAATTGGTTCAACGTGGATCTGTGAATGACTACTTAACGGAATTTGAACGTTTGGCTAATCGCGTGGTAGGCCTCCCTCCACCTTTCCTATTGAGTTGCTTTATTTCAGGTTTAATCCCGGAGCTCCGACGAGAGGTGTTAGCTCTCCAACCTATCTCCCTCCTTCAAGCAACAACACTTGCGAAATTACAGGAAGACAAACTACGAGATAGAAAACCTCCATCGCAGCGTCTCTATCAATCATCGCCGTCAACCTCCTCGTCTAACCTGAGCACGAAACCGAAGCCTCCTTACGTGCAGTGGACACCGGAAGACATGGCGTTTCACCGAGAAAAGGGCCTATGCTATAATTGCGATGACAAGTGGAGCTCTAACCACCGTTGCAAGGGACGCATCTTACTCTTCGTAGCTGACAATCCAACTCAGGATTCCGGCGAACCAGGCTCCACAGCTCCTAGTCTCGCCTCGGAAGAAAATTTAGGTGATCCTGATTGTGTGACAGATCCATCTCCTCCCCATATAAGCCTTCATGCCATGTCCGACTTACCTTCATCGGAAACTTTTTGCGTGTATGGCACCATCCGAAACGCGCGCATCACCGTGCTCATAGATAGTGGGAGTACCCATAATTTCCTCCAACCGAGGGTTGCACACTTCCTCCATCTGCCCATCGAGAACACCCAGCCTCTCCGCGTCCTCGTCGGAAATGGGTCCACGTTGGACTATGACAAGCGTTGCCCCGACACCTCACTAAACATTCAAGGACACTCGTTTCCGATCACCTTCCACCTCTTTCAGATCAGTGGAGCTGATGCAGTGCTCGGCATCGAGTGGTTGAAGCAATTCGGCCCAGTCACGACAGACTATACCTCCTTCATTATGAGGTTCAATCACTTGGGCCAGGAGGTTTCCTTACGAGCTGATGTCGCTACTGGTCCAGAACCCGCTTCGACAGCCCAAGTCAAACGCATGATTCACACAGGTTCAACTTCAGCTTTGTTTCATTTATGCATTTTATCCGCTAACCCCGCAGAAGAAGCCACTACTCACCTTCCTCACTTACTCGAACCTATTACGAAGCTCATCCTCCGTTATGATCAGCTGTTCCAACCCCCCAAAAGCTTGCCTCCATCGCGCGAGGTGAATCACCGTATCACCCTCTTGCCATCCACAGCTCCGGTGAACGTACGTCCATACCGGTACCCTCATTTTCAGAAGGCTAAAATCGAAAAAAAATTGCAGAATTGCTCTCCGCGGGCTTCATACGGCCAAGCACGAGTCCATACTCGTCTCTGGTCCTTTTGGTGA